A region of the Chryseobacterium cucumeris genome:
GAGAGAATCCTAAAGCCAACTCAAGTTTTTGACCTGCGTGTGAAGCTCTATATCCTACCCCTACTAGTTCAAGTTTCTTTTCGAAACCTGCACTTACACCAACAATCATGTTGTTGATTAACGCTCTGTATAAACCGTGAAGCGCTTTGTGTTGTTTAGAATCAGATGGTCTGTTTACGTTAAGTTCACCATCTTTCTGTTCTATAGTAATTCCTGCAGTAAGCTCCTGAGAAAGCTCTCCTTTAGCTCCTTTTACAGTTACTACACCGTTGTTTTCAGTGATTGTAACTCCTGCTGGAATTGTTATAATTGCTTTACCAATTCTTGACATTTTCCTCTGATTAAAAATTAATAAACATAGCAGATTACTTCACCGCCTACTTTCTCTTCTCTAGCTTTCTTGTCAGTCATTACTCCTTTAGAAGTAGAGATGATAGAAATACCCAAACCGTTTAGTACTCTTGGAAGCTCAGCTGAACCTTTGTACTGTCTCAAACCTGGTCTAGAAGCTCTTTGAATAGACTTGATAGCCGGTTTGTTAGTTTGCTTATCATACTTTAAAGCGATTTTGATCACTCCTTGAACAGCGTTATCTTCAAACTTGTAGTTTAAGATATACCCTTGATCAAATAAGATCTTAGTAATCTCCTTTTTGATTTTCGATGCAGGAATTTCCACCACTTTGTGGCCTGCGCTTTGTGCGTTCCTTACTCTTGTTAGGAAATCTGAAATTGGATCTGTTACCATTTTTCTTTTATAAATTATTGGTTAAAGAACAATCAGTTTTGCAAAGACTTGAAGAGTAAAATATCAGACTTCAGAAATCTTCGGTCTGATATTTTTATCTTTAGTATCTGAACAACTTAATTGTCCCGATTTTTAATTAGTAATAATTACCAACTAGCTTTTCTTACACCTGGGATAAGACCGTTGTTTGCCATTTCTCTGAAAGTTACTCTGGAAATACCGAACGTTCTCATGTATCCTCTTGGTCTACCTGTTAGTTTACATCTGTTGTGTAATCTTACAGGAGAAGCATTTTTAGGCAATTTTTGAAGTCCTTCGTAATCACCAGCTTCTTTAAGAGCTTGTCTTTTAGCAGCGTATTTAGCAACTAGTGCTTCTCTTTTGCGCTCACGCGCTTTCATTGATTCTTTAGCCATTTCTTAGTTCTTTTTAAATGGTAAACCGAAGTGAGTTAATAATGCTTTAGCTTCTTTATCTGTTTTCGCAGTAGTAACGAAAGTGATGTCCATCCCCTGGATTTTTTTCACTTTGTCAATTACGATTTCAGGGAAGATAATCTGCTCAGTAATACCTAAGTTGTAGTTACCTCTACCATCGAAACCATCAGCTTTGATACCAGAGAAATCTCTGATACGTGGTAAAGCAGAAGCAGTAAGTCTGTCTAAGAATTCATACATCTGGTTTCCTCTTAAAGTAACTTTTGCACCTACAGGCATACCTTTTCTCAATTTGAAAGCAGCTTCGTCTTTCTTAGAGATTGTACCAACAGCCTTTTGACCTGTGATATTTGTAAGCTCTTCTACAGCATAATCAATGATTTTTTTGTCTGCAGTAGCATCACCTAAACCTTGTGATACAACGATTTTCTCTAATTTAGGTACTTGCATTACTGACTTATACCCGAATTCTTCCATCATTGCAGGAACAATTGTCTCTTTATATGCTTTTTTGGGTCTTGCTATATATTCCATGTTAATTCAAATTATAAAGTTTCACCCGTTTTTTTGTTAATTCTTACTTTCTTATCTCCTTCGATTTTGTAACCGATTTTGATAGCTTTTCCGTCTTTACCAACTAAAGCTACGTTTGAGATATGAATAGAAGCTTCCTTCTCAGTAATTCCTCCTTGAGGATTAGAAGCTGAAGGCTTAACGTGTTTTTTAACGATGTTAAGTCCTGCAACGATTACTCTTGGGTCTCTACCTTCTTTCTTGATCACTTCAATAACTTCACCAGTCTTACCTTTGATATCTTTCTTACCAGTAGTAATGATTACGTTATCTCCTCTTTTTATTTTTAACTTTGACATTTCTTTTAAAAATTTTTAAAATTAAAGTACTTCAGGAGCTAATGAAATGATTTTCATATATTCTTTGTCTCTCAACTCACGAGCAACTGGTCCGAAAACACGCGTTCCTCTCATTTCTCCCGCTGCGTTTAGTAATACACAAGCATTGTCGTCGAATTTGATGTATGAACCATCTTTTCTTCTTACTGCTTTCTTAGTTCTTACTACTACAGCTTTAGATACCTGACCTTTTTTAGCGTTTCCAGATGGCGTAGAATCCTTGATCGTAACAACGATTTTATCACCAACTGAAGCATATCTTCTTCTGGTTCCTCCCAGAACTCTGATCACTAGTACTTCTTTAGCACCTGTGTTATCAGCAACTTTTAATCTTGATTCTGTTTGTAACATTATTACTTAGCTTTTTCAATGATTCTTACTAATCTCCATCTCTTGCTCTTGCTCAAAGGTCTAGTTTCCTGGATCAAAACTGTATCACCTTCTGTGCATTCGTTGTTCTCGTCGTGTGCAGTATATTTTTTCGTTTTCAAAACGAATTTACCGTACATCGGGTGCTTTACTCTTGTAGTTTCACTAACAACAATAGTTTTTTCCATTTTATTGCTGGAAACCACTCCGATTCTTTCTTTTCTTAAATTTCTATCCATTGTAAAATGAAATTATTGTTTGTTAGTTAACTCAGTGTTTAGTCTTGCGATTGTTTTTCTCAAATCTCTGATTTGAATCGGGTTTTCAATTGGGCTGATTGCATGAGCCAATTTCAATTTAGAATATTGAGCTTTTGCTTCAGTTAATTGAGCTTGAATATCACCCGCGCTTAAATTTTTAATATCAGCATTTTTCATTGTATTCAAAGATTATAGAGGTTTAACAAAATCGTTAGCAACGATGAATTTAGTAACTACTGGTAATTTTTGTGCAGCAAGTCTTAAAGCTTCCTTAGCGATATCGTAAGGTACACCTCCAACTTCGAACATAATTTTACCTGGTTTTACTACAGCTACCCAATATTCAACAGCACCCTTACCTTTACCCATACGTACTTCCGCTGGTTTCTTAGTAATTGGCTTATCTGGGAAGATTTTGATCCATAGTTGACCTTCTCTCTTCATATATCTTGTCGCAGCGATACGAGCCGCTTCAATCTGTCTTGCAGTGATCCAAGCTCCTTCCGTTGCTTTGATCCCAAAAGTTCCGTAAGCAAGTTGACTACCTCTCTGGGCATTCCCCTTCATCTTCATCTTATGAACTCTACGGAATTTGGTTCTTTTTGGTTGTAACATAATTTCTAAATTTTAGATTTTAGATTTTAGATTTTAGATTTTTTTTATTTTAAAAAAGTAACGGTAATTTAAAATTCAAAATTTCTAATCTAAAATTTTAATTATTATTGTTATTGTTGTTGTTTTTTCTAGGTCTTCTGTTGTCTCTGTCTCCTCCTCTGTTTCCTCTGTCTGACTGACCTCCTTTTTTCTGTTGTCCCACTAGTGGAGAAAGTTCTCTTTTACCGTAAACTTCACCCTTCATGATCCAAACTTTTACCCCTAGTCTACCGTAAGTAGTGTGAGCTTCTGCCCAGTGGTAATCAATATCAGCTCTGAAAGTTGACAATGGAATTCTTCCTTCTTTGAAAGATTCTGATCTTGCCATTTCAGCTCCGTTTAATCTACCAGAGATTTGAACTTTGATACCTTCAGCACCCATTCTCATAGTACTTGCCATTGCCATTTTAACAGCTCTTCTGTAAGAAATTCTGTTTTCAATTTGCTTAGAAATACTATCAGCAACTAGTACAGCATCTAATTCAGGTCTTTTGATTTCGAAAATGTTGATTTGAATATCCTTACCAGTCAATTTCTTCAACTCTTCTTTCAATTTATCAACTTCCTGACCTCCTTTACCGATGATAAGTCCCGGTCTAGCAGTAGTAATAGTTACTGTAACTAATTTTAAAGTTCTTTCAATATAAATTTTTGAAATACCACCTTTAGATAATCTAGCTTCAAGGTATCTTCTGATTTTGTAGTCTTCAGCGATTCTGTCTCCATAATCGTTTCCACCAAACCAGTTAGAATCCCATCCTCTGATGATACCTAATCTGTTACCAATTGGATTTGTCTTCTGTCCCATACCTTGATTAATTTTCTTTGTTACCTAAGATTAATGTAACGTGGTTAGATCTTTTTCTGATTCTATACCCTCTACCTTGTGGAGCTGGTCTTAGTCTCTTCAATTGTCTTGCACTATCCACAAATATTTCTTTAACGATAAGGTTTGCTTCCTCGATGTCAGCACCTTCGTTTTTCACTTGCCAGTTAGCCATAGCAGAAAGAAGTAATTTCTCTAACTTGTTAGAAGCATCCTTCTTAGAATATTTTAGGATATAAAGTGCTTTGTCTACCTGCTCTCCTCTAATGATATCAGCAACTAATCTCATTTTTCTTGGAGAAGACGGGCAATTATTTAATGAAGCTTTTACAACGTCTTTGTTAGCTTCTTTTCTTGCGATTGAACTATCTTGTTTTCTTGATCCCATGATTATCTGCTTCCTTTGTTTTTGTTACCACCATGACCTCTGAAAGATCTTGTTGGAGAAAATTCGCCTAACTTGTGACCAACCATGTTTTCTGTAACGTAAACAGGGATAAAAGATTTCCCGTTGTGTACAGCAATAGTTTGTCCTACGAAGTCCGGAGAGATCATAGATGCTCTAGACCAAGTTTTGATAACTGTCTTCTTACCAGACTCTATATTTGCCTGAACCTTCTTATCTAAAGTATGATGAATGAACGGTCCTTTTTTAAGTGATCTTGCCATAATTATTTTCTTTTAGATACGATGTAACGGTTAGACACTTTGTTTTTCTTTCTAGTTTTGTAACCTTTAGCCGGTTTACCGTTTCTAGATCTTGGGTGACCTCCTGAAGAACGTCCTTCACCACCACCCATTGGGTGATCTACTGGGTTCATTACAACCGCTCTTGTTCTTGGTCTTCTACCTAACCATCTGCTTCTACCAGCCTTACCTGATACAGTTAATTGGTGATCTGAGTTGGAAACAGAACCAATCATTGCCATACATTCAGTAAGGATCATTCTTGATTCTCCTGAAGGTAACTTGATGATTGCATATTTACCATCTCTTGAAGTTAATTGAGCTGAAGAACCAGCACTTCTTGCTAAAATTGCACCTTGTCCAGGCTTCATTTCAACACAAGAGATTACAGTACCCAATGGAATATTTTTCAATTTCATTGCGTTACCTACGTTTGGTTCAACGCTTTCTCCTGATACTACTTTCTGATCAACTTTGATACCGTTTGGAGCGATGATATATCTCTTCTCTCCGTCTGCGTACTCTAATAAAGCGATAAATGCAGTTCTGTTTGGATCGTATTCTACAGATTTTACAGTAGCTTCAACGTTTGCTTTGTTTCTTTTGAAGTCAATAATTCTGTATTTCTTTTTGTGTCCACCTCCGGTGTAACGCATGGTCATTTTACCTGTTTGGTTACGTCCACCTGACTTTTTAATACCAACTGTTAGAGATTTCTCTGGTTTGTTGGTAGTAATTTCCTCAAAATTGTTTACAATTCTGAATCTCTGTCCCGGGGTGATAGGTTTTAATTTTCTAACAGACATTACTATTATTTATAATTAATAATTAATTTACAGCAAAAATATCGATAACCTCACCTTCAGCAAGTTTGATTACCGCTTTTTTCAATTTATTTGTCTTTCCTACTTGAAGACCTTTTTTAGTGTATTTTGAAGAAACCTTCGGAGCATAAATCATTGTGTTAACGTCTGCTACTTTTACACCGTAAGCCGCTTCAACAGCTTTTTTGATCTCGATTTTATTCGCCTTAGGATTCACTAAGAAAGAATAAGAACCTCTTAAATCTGTAAGGTAATTAGCCTTTTCTGAAATAACTGGTTTAATAATAACTGACATGATTTATTTCTTTAAATTTTCCTGGAATTTTTCAACTGCACCTTCGAAGAAAATGATCTCACCAGCGTTTACTAAATCGTAAGAACTGATCTCGTTGAAGTTCATTACTTTAGTTTTAGGTAAGTTTCTTGAAGATAAATACACATTCTTGTTAGCTTCAGGAAGAACGAATAAAGATTTTTTACCGTTAAGTTCCAATGCATTTAATACATTGATGAAATCTTTAGTCTTAGGAGCGTCAAAGCTCACATCTTCTAAAACTTTAATGCTGTTGTCTCTCATTTTTTGAGATAAAACAGATTTCTTAGCCAATCTCTTAAGAGCTTTGTTCAATTTGAATCTGTAGTCTCTTGGTTTTGGTCCGAATACTCTACCTCCACCTCTGAATACTGGAGATTTGATATCACCGTATCTAGCAGATCCTGATCCTTTTTGCTTCTTAAGCTTTTTAGTAGAAGCAGTAATTTCGCTTCTTTCTTTTGCTTTATGAGTACCTTGTCTTTGAGCAGCAAGATACTGTTTAACTTCTAAGTAAACCGCGTGCTGATTTGGCTCAATTCCGAATACTGTTTCGTCTAGAGTTACTTTTCTTCCGGTCTCTTTTCCTGATGTATTTAATACTACTAGTTCCATTTTCTGATAATTACATAAGAATTTTTAGCTCCCGGAACAGCACCTTTTACTACTAAAAGATTTTGTTCTTGATCAACTTTTAACACTTGAAGGTTTTGAACAGTTACCTGCTTACCTCCCATTCTTCCAGCCATTCTCATCCCTTTGAATACTCTTGAAGGGTCTGAACCAGCACCGATAGAACCTGGAGCTCTAAGTCTGTTGTGCTGACCATGAGTTGCCTGCATTACACCTCCAAATCCGTGTCTCTTAACAACACCCTGGAAGCCTTTACCTTTTGAAGTTCCTGTTACGTCAACATATTCACCTTCAGCGAATAAATCAACTTTTACTTCTTCTCCTACTTTTACTTCATCAACGAACTCTCTGTAGAATTCAACTAATTTAGCTTTAGGAGCAGAACCAGCCTTTTTAAAATGACCAGCTAACGCTTTACCAACGTTCTTCTCACTCTTGTCATCGAAACCTAACTGAACAGCTTTATAACCGTCTTTTTCTAAGGTTCTGACCTGTAAAACCGAGCATGGACCAGCTTGGATAACTGTACAAGGAATGTTTTTTCCTTCTTCGTTAAACAAAGATGTCATACCGATTTTTTTACCAATAATACCTGACATTGTTTATATTATAATAAAATTTATCCTTTATTTATCCCCATTTTTCGGAAGTCTGAAGTAATTTCTACTTTTGATATAGGCATACTACGCCCCTAAAATGAGTGTGCAAATTTATGAATAATTTTGTAACTGACAAATATTTCGACTAAAATATTTTGATTTTTAATCATTTAGCAGTTTCAGAAAAAAAACTATCCAAAATTTTGAAAATATTCTTTGAAGTTCAAAAGAAAGTCATTAATATATTTTTTTCCGGCATCCGATTTTCTTACCACCAGATAATGTTTTCTTCTCAAACCTTTACTTCCGATTTTTTTAAATTTCAGCTCATCAGACAGCCTGAATGAATGCAATGCCCATTTCGGCATACAGGTAATCCCCATATTGGCCTGCACCATTTCCAAAGTAACTTCTGTTAACGGAACTGCTGAAATCTTCACAGGCATCATTCCGCTAGGATTAAGGAACCGATCGTAAACAGAAACGGTTTCTAAAGGAAAAGAATGAATGATTAAATGAGCATCCCGAAAATCCTCAGCACTAAGATATTCAGTATCATTTAAAAGGTTTTCTTTATGAATTACTGCAAAAACTTCATCCTCAAAAATCTCAATGCAGATCAATTCATTATTACCGGCAGGTTTTGAAGTGACCACTGCAATATCAATTTCATTGGATATGATTTTTTCCACAGGCTTATGAGTTGCTTCCAATACCAGATCCACTTCAATCTCAGGATATAATACTTTCATTTTCTGAATAAATAACGGTAGTCCCTGATAAAATGAGTAACATTCTGTACTGATTTTTATGGTACCCGCCGCTCCGGCTCTTATCTGTTGAATCTCATTCAGGCCATTCCCTATACTATCTATTACCGTACATGCAGTTTTGTAAAGCACACTTCCCTCCTCAGTAAGCTCCCATTTGTTCCTTGCCCTGTAAAACACTTTAAACCCGAGCTGGATTTCCAGATCTTTAAGCTGATGGCTTAATGCTGACTGTGTCAAAAAAAGTTTTTCAGAAGAACCTGCAATACTCCCTTCCTCCGCAATTGTTTTAATAAGTTTTAAAAACTTGATTTCCATAGCGCAAAGTTAATCATATAACAAAAAACACTATCTGAAAATATTTCATTTAACACTGCAGAACATTCAATTTCAATCTTAGGAAAAGAATAAACCCGATCATAGCTTTGCACTACAAACAATTTAACATTATGCAAGAACAAATTGAATTCTACCAGAAAAAATTAATGTATGAAATGGATCCTTCAGATTTATATGATGGATTTCAAAACAGCACAGATTACATTGCAGTAGATACCAGAAGACCACATGGCTATAGCAAAGAACACATCCCATCTGCAATTAATCTGCCCCATCAGGAAATGACAGAAGAAAGCACCCGGCACCTTGATAAGTCAAAAATATATGTCTGCTACTGCGACGGGATAGGCTGTAATGCTTCCACAAAAGGAGCTTTAAAAATGACCCAATTAGGATTTAAGGTGATGGAATTAATAGGAGGAATGGAATGGTGGAAATTTGATGGCTATGCCACAGAAGGAACAGATCCTACCAATGGTTCCGCTTTTGTATGCGCCTGCTAATCCATCAACATAAAGATATGAAAATAAGATTCGCCGAAGAAAAAGACATAAGTTCCATTATTGAATTATGTAAAGCCCATGCGCACTATGAAAGAAACTTTTTTAAGGAAGAAAACAAAAAGGAACAGCTCGCTAAACACCTCCTTGATCCGGATTCCCATATAAAATGTCTGGTTGCAGAATCTGATACTGAAATAACAGGATATGCAACATTTTTCAAACAGTTCTCCACCTGGGACGCAGGTTACTATATGTATGTTGACTGCTTATTCCTAAAAGAGAATGCAAGGGGAAACGGAACAGGAAAACAAATAATGGAATTAATAAAAATCCACTCAAAAGAAGAAGGCTGCTCGATGATTCAATGGCAAACCCCGGATTTTAATACAAGAGCCATTAAGTTCTACACTCTGCTTGGAGCGGAAAGAAAAAACAAAAAGAGATTTTTCTGGAAAGTACAAGTCAAATGATTTCTATTTTAAAATAGAGACCGCCTGAAGTCAGATGGTCTCTATTTTTAACTATTTAATTAAGCTGAATACAGCCTATTTTACAATAACCGTAACCCCTCTCTCTTCCAACGCAGACCGGTCTTCTTCACCGATACCATTATCTGTGATCAGATAATCCACTTCGTCCAATGAGGCAATTTTACCAAACCCCTTCTTATTCAGTTTGGACGAATCTGCCAAAACGACTGTCTTATCCGCACACTCAATCATTACCTGATTAAGATGTGCCTCCGCCGCATTGGAGGTACTGATTCCAAATTCAAGATCAATACCGTCTACCCCCAGAAAAAGTTTATTACAGGAAAACTGTTTGAGAATTCCTTCCGAAATGGATCCTACGATTGAAGTTGAACTTTTCCTCACCTCCCCTCCCAGTTGGATCACATTAATATTAGGATTGTTACAAAGCTCAATAGCCACCCTTAGTGAGGACGTTAAAACAGTAAGCGAATTGAAATTCACAAGCATTCTGGCAAGATAATGCATGGTTGTCCCGGATGCCAATATAATACAGTCGTTTTCGTGAATCAATGATAATGCAGCTTTGGCAATAACCTGCTTCGCTTCCACATTGATATTTTCTTTTTCACCCACATTTTTTTCATAAGCATATCTTACCTGCTTACTTGCTCCTCCATGATTTCTGAAAAGAAGCCCCAGGCTTTCGAGATAATTCAGATCCTTTCGGATCGTAACTGAAGAAACATTGAGCTTTTCACACAGATCCTGAACAAGTACATGCCCTTTCTCATCCAGCTCTTTAAGTATTTCATCCTGCCTTGGTAATAGCTTTTCCATTTTATTCGTTTCATCAAAATTACCGATTTTTTCCGATATTTTAAAATTTCATTTATTTTCTTTTTGCTTTCATTTTTAATTTATATATTTGAAAACGAAACATAAACGAAACATTTATGAAACGAAACGAAGAACTCAGTAAGTTAACCAATGTAAAAGAATGGGACTTTATTGTCATAGGAGGAGGAGCCAGTGGTTTAGGTTCAGCATTAGATGCGGTAAGCAGGGGATTCAAAACTTTATTGCTTGAATCTCATGACTTCGCAAAAGCAACATCCAGCAGAAGTACCAAATTGGTACACGGCGGAGTTAGATATCTCGCTCAGGGAGATGTCGGATTGGTAAAAGAAGCATTAAAAGAAAGAGGACTCTTAGCAAAGAACGCAGCACATATTGTAAAAAATCAGTCTTTTATTATTCCTAACTATACCTGGTGGGGAGGAATCTACTATAAGATAGGTTTATCTGTTTATGATTTCCTTGCGGGAAAACTAAGTTTGGGTAAAACGAAATACATCAGCAAAGCGAAAACCGTTGAAAAGCTTCCTACTATTGAACAAAATCACTTAATGAGTGGTGTTGTTTACCAGGATGGACAGTTTGACGACGCCAGACTTGCCATTAATCTTACCCAGACGATTATTGAAAAAGGAGGAAGTGCTGTTAACTATGTGAAAGTAATCAACCTTTTGAAAGATGCTTCTGATAAAGTAGTAGGCGTAGTTGCTGAAGACCAGTTTTCTAAACAGCAATATCAGATCCATGGTAAAGTAGTCATCAATGCCACTGGTGTATTTACGAATGACATTCTTAATATGAACAACCCTAAGCATGGTAAATTGGTGGTACCAAGCCAGGGAATTCACCTGGTACTGGATAAATCTTTCCTGAAAAGCGATGATGCCATCATGATTCCAAAAACATCAGACGGCAGGGTTTTATTTGTTGTGCCGTGGCACGACAGAGCCTTGGTGGGAACCACCGATACTCTTTTAAAGGATGAAAGCTTTGAGCCTCGTGCACTGGAAGAAGAAATCAGCTTTGTTTTAAATACAGCAAGACAATATCTGGCTAAAAAACCAACCCGTGAAGATGTGAAATCAGTTTTCGCAGGTCTTCGTCCGCTTGCCGCCCCTAAAGATGGAAGCAAAAGCACCAAAGAAGTTTCCCGTAGCCATAAAGTTATTACTTCAGAAACCGGATTAGTTTCTATTATCGGAGGAAAATGGACTACTTACCGTAAAATGGCAGAAGATACTGTAAACGAAGCCATGAAAGTTCACAGATTGGGAAATAGCCCATCTAAAACAGAACATCTTTCCATCCACGGAAATGTAAAACCAGAACAGGTAGACAGAACCAATCATCTGTATGTGTACGGATCTGATATTCCGGCAATCAAAAAATTACAGGAAAGTAATCCGCGCTATGCTCAAAAAATCCATCCTGATCATCCCTTCACCGTAGCAGAAGTGGTATGGGCCGTAAGAGCTGAAATGGCAGAAACCATTGAAGATATCCTGGCAAGAAGAGTACGTCTGCTTTTCCTGGATGCCAGAGCAGCGATAGACAGCGCTCATAACGTAGCAAGAATCCTTGCTGAAGAAAAAGGATACTCTGAAGAATGGGCGCAGCAGCAGGAAAATGAATTCATTGAACTGGCAAGAGGATATTTATTGACTCCTTATTCACCTAAAGTAATCAACCTAAATTAGCATTATATACATGAATGAAAAACTAATTCTCGCTCTAGACCAGGGAACAACTTCCTCCAGAGCGATTCTCTTCAATCACAGTGGAGAAATAGAATATGTATCTCAAAAAGATTTCAGACAAATATTTCCTACTCCGGGTTGGGTAGAACACAATCCAAACGAAATCTGGTCTTCACAGATCTCTGTAGCAGCTGAAGTTATTGCAAAGGCAGGAATTTCCGGATTGGAGGTGGCCGCTATCGGAATTACCAACCAGCGTGAAACTACAATTGTTTGGGATAAGGAAACCGGTGAGCCCATCTACAATGCCATTGTATGGCAAGACAGGAGAACTTCAAAATACTGCGACGAGCTGAAAGAACAGGGACATGCAGAAACCATCAAAGAAAAAACAGGACTGGTTCTGGATGCTTACTTTTCAGCAACCAAATTAAAGTGGATCCTTGATCATGTAGAAGGAGCAAGACAGAAAGCCGAAGAAGGAAAATTATGTTTTGGAACTGTTGACACATGGCTTGTGTGGAAACTTACCCGCGGAAAAATGTTCATCACAGATGTTTCCAATGCCAGCAGAACAATGCTTCTGAATATTCATACTTTAGAATGGGACAATGATTTATTAGAACTGTTCAATATTCCTAAAAACATTCTCCCTGAAGTCAAGCAAAGCAGTGAAATATATGGAGAAACAGCAACTACCCTTTTCTCTACCAAAATTCCAATCGCAGGTATTGCCGGCGATCAGCAGGCAGCTTTATTCGGACAGATGTGCACCACTCCGGGAATGGTAAAAAACACCTACGGAACAGGATGTTTCTTATTAATGAACACAGGAACGGAAGCAGTTTCTTCTAAGAACAACCTTCTTACAACAGTAGCCTGGAAAATCAATGGAGAAGTCAACTACGCTTTGGAAGGAAGTGTATTCGTAGGAGGCGCTGCTATTCAATGGCTAAGAGATGGTCTTAAGCTTATTCATTCTTCTGATGAAATCAATAAACTGGCAGCTTCCGTACCAGATAATGGTGGTGTTTACTTCGTACCTGCACTGACAGGTCTTGGCGCACCTTACTGGGATCAGTATGCCCGCGGAACGATTGTAGGAATTACCCGTGGAACTACTGATGCACACATTGCAAGAGCAACATTGGAAGGAATTGCATTTCAGGTTTATGATATTGTGAAAGCAATGGAAGCAGATTCAGGGAGAGCAAGTCTTGAATTAAG
Encoded here:
- the rplF gene encoding 50S ribosomal protein L6 yields the protein MSRIGKAIITIPAGVTITENNGVVTVKGAKGELSQELTAGITIEQKDGELNVNRPSDSKQHKALHGLYRALINNMIVGVSAGFEKKLELVGVGYRASHAGQKLELALGFSHGIVLELPSEVKVDTLTEKGKNPIITLTSHDNQLLGMVAAKIRSFRKPEPYKGKGVRFVGEIVRRKAGKSA
- the rpsH gene encoding 30S ribosomal protein S8, which gives rise to MVTDPISDFLTRVRNAQSAGHKVVEIPASKIKKEITKILFDQGYILNYKFEDNAVQGVIKIALKYDKQTNKPAIKSIQRASRPGLRQYKGSAELPRVLNGLGISIISTSKGVMTDKKAREEKVGGEVICYVY
- the rpsN gene encoding 30S ribosomal protein S14, with the translated sequence MAKESMKARERKREALVAKYAAKRQALKEAGDYEGLQKLPKNASPVRLHNRCKLTGRPRGYMRTFGISRVTFREMANNGLIPGVRKASW
- the rplE gene encoding 50S ribosomal protein L5, producing MEYIARPKKAYKETIVPAMMEEFGYKSVMQVPKLEKIVVSQGLGDATADKKIIDYAVEELTNITGQKAVGTISKKDEAAFKLRKGMPVGAKVTLRGNQMYEFLDRLTASALPRIRDFSGIKADGFDGRGNYNLGITEQIIFPEIVIDKVKKIQGMDITFVTTAKTDKEAKALLTHFGLPFKKN
- the rplX gene encoding 50S ribosomal protein L24 encodes the protein MSKLKIKRGDNVIITTGKKDIKGKTGEVIEVIKKEGRDPRVIVAGLNIVKKHVKPSASNPQGGITEKEASIHISNVALVGKDGKAIKIGYKIEGDKKVRINKKTGETL
- the rplN gene encoding 50S ribosomal protein L14 yields the protein MLQTESRLKVADNTGAKEVLVIRVLGGTRRRYASVGDKIVVTIKDSTPSGNAKKGQVSKAVVVRTKKAVRRKDGSYIKFDDNACVLLNAAGEMRGTRVFGPVARELRDKEYMKIISLAPEVL
- the rpsQ gene encoding 30S ribosomal protein S17 — its product is MDRNLRKERIGVVSSNKMEKTIVVSETTRVKHPMYGKFVLKTKKYTAHDENNECTEGDTVLIQETRPLSKSKRWRLVRIIEKAK
- the rpmC gene encoding 50S ribosomal protein L29, giving the protein MKNADIKNLSAGDIQAQLTEAKAQYSKLKLAHAISPIENPIQIRDLRKTIARLNTELTNKQ
- the rplP gene encoding 50S ribosomal protein L16 encodes the protein MLQPKRTKFRRVHKMKMKGNAQRGSQLAYGTFGIKATEGAWITARQIEAARIAATRYMKREGQLWIKIFPDKPITKKPAEVRMGKGKGAVEYWVAVVKPGKIMFEVGGVPYDIAKEALRLAAQKLPVVTKFIVANDFVKPL
- the rpsC gene encoding 30S ribosomal protein S3; this encodes MGQKTNPIGNRLGIIRGWDSNWFGGNDYGDRIAEDYKIRRYLEARLSKGGISKIYIERTLKLVTVTITTARPGLIIGKGGQEVDKLKEELKKLTGKDIQINIFEIKRPELDAVLVADSISKQIENRISYRRAVKMAMASTMRMGAEGIKVQISGRLNGAEMARSESFKEGRIPLSTFRADIDYHWAEAHTTYGRLGVKVWIMKGEVYGKRELSPLVGQQKKGGQSDRGNRGGDRDNRRPRKNNNNNNNN
- the rplV gene encoding 50S ribosomal protein L22 — translated: MGSRKQDSSIARKEANKDVVKASLNNCPSSPRKMRLVADIIRGEQVDKALYILKYSKKDASNKLEKLLLSAMANWQVKNEGADIEEANLIVKEIFVDSARQLKRLRPAPQGRGYRIRKRSNHVTLILGNKEN
- the rpsS gene encoding 30S ribosomal protein S19, whose protein sequence is MARSLKKGPFIHHTLDKKVQANIESGKKTVIKTWSRASMISPDFVGQTIAVHNGKSFIPVYVTENMVGHKLGEFSPTRSFRGHGGNKNKGSR
- the rplB gene encoding 50S ribosomal protein L2 is translated as MSVRKLKPITPGQRFRIVNNFEEITTNKPEKSLTVGIKKSGGRNQTGKMTMRYTGGGHKKKYRIIDFKRNKANVEATVKSVEYDPNRTAFIALLEYADGEKRYIIAPNGIKVDQKVVSGESVEPNVGNAMKLKNIPLGTVISCVEMKPGQGAILARSAGSSAQLTSRDGKYAIIKLPSGESRMILTECMAMIGSVSNSDHQLTVSGKAGRSRWLGRRPRTRAVVMNPVDHPMGGGEGRSSGGHPRSRNGKPAKGYKTRKKNKVSNRYIVSKRK
- the rplW gene encoding 50S ribosomal protein L23, with the translated sequence MSVIIKPVISEKANYLTDLRGSYSFLVNPKANKIEIKKAVEAAYGVKVADVNTMIYAPKVSSKYTKKGLQVGKTNKLKKAVIKLAEGEVIDIFAVN